The following proteins are co-located in the Polymorphospora rubra genome:
- a CDS encoding S1C family serine protease yields the protein MGGTNVTDGWNWRQPDGNATSAYPPSPPPSANPSGAAGANSSPWWSDALHDPWRDPNAPTAIVVNPVPAPGTPTPEPVVDPDAPRPRGLGRVMLVSLVTALLAGMLGGAIGYVAAVRGGLGGAGTVLGAPGGGEAPAAAQRPPESLAGVAERLLPSVVTVQARTGRGVSAGSGFVATADGYVITNDHVVEGSTGPATVVFNDGSTASGPVVGQDPESDIAVIKIDRSGLVPVEFGDSDALAVGDPVIAIGSPLSLANTVTAGIVSALDRTLQAGEPGGQVRYYAAIQTDAAVNQGNSGGPLIDSAGRVVGVNSVIKSLAADEETAGNIGLAFAIPINQAKRVAQDIIDTGKPRRTVIGAQVGGGRAPGGAGGVRLSSVEPGGPAEGAGLRAGDVVLKLDGRPLAEATDLIALVRKYAPGSVVTVEYRRGTAQQTASVTLAADVK from the coding sequence CTGGGAGGCACCAACGTGACCGACGGCTGGAACTGGCGCCAGCCTGACGGGAACGCGACTTCGGCATACCCGCCGTCGCCGCCGCCGTCAGCGAACCCGAGCGGTGCGGCGGGCGCGAACTCCTCGCCCTGGTGGTCCGACGCCCTGCACGACCCGTGGCGCGACCCGAACGCACCGACGGCGATCGTCGTGAATCCCGTACCGGCCCCCGGCACACCCACCCCCGAGCCGGTCGTCGACCCGGACGCGCCACGGCCGCGTGGCCTCGGCCGGGTCATGCTGGTCTCGCTGGTCACCGCGCTGCTCGCCGGCATGCTCGGCGGGGCGATCGGTTACGTCGCCGCCGTCCGCGGCGGCCTCGGCGGCGCCGGTACGGTGCTCGGCGCCCCCGGCGGCGGCGAGGCGCCGGCCGCCGCCCAGCGGCCACCCGAGTCACTGGCCGGTGTCGCCGAACGGCTGCTGCCCAGCGTGGTGACCGTACAGGCCAGGACCGGGCGGGGCGTCAGCGCCGGATCGGGGTTCGTCGCCACCGCCGACGGCTACGTCATCACCAACGACCACGTGGTCGAGGGCAGCACCGGCCCGGCCACGGTCGTCTTCAACGACGGCAGTACGGCCAGCGGCCCGGTCGTCGGGCAGGACCCCGAATCCGACATCGCCGTGATCAAGATCGACCGGAGCGGGCTCGTGCCGGTCGAGTTCGGCGACTCCGACGCCCTCGCGGTCGGTGATCCGGTGATCGCCATCGGTTCGCCGCTGTCGCTGGCCAACACGGTCACCGCCGGCATCGTCAGCGCCCTCGACCGGACCCTTCAGGCCGGTGAGCCCGGCGGTCAGGTGCGCTACTACGCGGCGATCCAGACCGACGCGGCGGTGAACCAGGGCAACTCCGGCGGTCCACTGATCGACTCCGCCGGCAGGGTGGTCGGTGTCAACTCGGTGATCAAGTCGCTGGCCGCCGACGAGGAGACGGCCGGCAACATCGGACTCGCCTTCGCCATCCCGATCAACCAGGCCAAGCGCGTCGCGCAGGACATCATCGACACCGGCAAGCCACGCCGTACCGTGATCGGCGCCCAGGTCGGCGGCGGCCGGGCACCCGGCGGTGCCGGCGGCGTACGACTGTCGTCCGTCGAACCCGGCGGGCCGGCCGAAGGCGCCGGGCTGCGCGCCGGCGACGTCGTGCTCAAGCTCGACGGGCGCCCGCTGGCCGAGGCGACCGATCTGATCGCCCTGGTACGCAAGTACGCGCCCGGCTCCGTCGTCACCGTCGAGTACCGGCGCGGCACCGCCCAGCAGACCGCATCCGTGACGCTGGCGGCCGACGTCAAGTAA
- a CDS encoding DUF1003 domain-containing protein, with amino-acid sequence MAEPRRAQRLDQPRERNRITLPRFDPEAFGAWSEGIARFMGTAKFLVYMTVVILLWIGWNVLAPPTLRFDPYTFTFLTLVLSLQASYAAPLILLAQNRQADRDRVAQDEDRRRAAMQKADTEYLSREIASLRIAMGEVATRDFLRSELSRLAEELDDQAQRRQRLERIQQHRELRGTGPRGDRNGFEEPYDDLGNR; translated from the coding sequence ATGGCTGAGCCCCGCCGGGCGCAGCGGCTCGACCAGCCGCGCGAACGCAACCGCATCACCCTGCCCCGGTTCGACCCGGAAGCGTTCGGTGCCTGGTCGGAGGGCATCGCCCGGTTCATGGGGACGGCGAAGTTCCTGGTCTACATGACCGTGGTGATCCTGCTCTGGATCGGCTGGAACGTGCTGGCCCCACCGACACTGCGCTTCGACCCGTACACGTTCACGTTCCTGACCCTGGTCCTGTCGCTTCAGGCGTCGTACGCGGCGCCGTTGATCCTGCTCGCCCAGAACCGCCAGGCGGACCGGGACCGGGTGGCGCAGGACGAGGATCGGCGGCGCGCCGCCATGCAGAAGGCGGACACCGAATACCTGTCCCGGGAGATCGCGTCGTTGCGTATCGCCATGGGTGAGGTCGCCACCCGCGACTTCCTGCGTTCGGAGCTGAGCCGGCTCGCCGAGGAACTCGACGACCAGGCCCAGCGCCGGCAGCGGCTGGAACGCATCCAGCAGCACCGGGAGTTGCGCGGGACCGGGCCGCGGGGCGACCGCAACGGGTTCGAAGAGCCGTACGACGACCTCGGCAACCGCTGA
- a CDS encoding Mrp/NBP35 family ATP-binding protein: protein MSAPVSTVEEAIQAALATVDDPEIRRPITELGMVRSAVIDDEGVVRVELLLTVAGCPLKDKLRTDITAAVGAVPGVERVEIEFGVMSPEQRQSLQARLRGGGATEEPVIPFAQPGSRTRVYAVASGKGGVGKSSVTVNLAAALAARGLAVGVVDADIYGHSVPRMLGADGRPTRVEDMIMPPQAHGVKVISIGMFTAGNAAVVWRGPMLHRALQQFLADVYWGDLDVLLLDLPPGTGDVAISLAQLLPNAEILVVTTPQAAAAEVAERAGAIALQTHQRLVGVVENMSWLELPDGTRMEVFGTGGGATVADSLTRVVGAQVPLLGQIPLDTRVREAGDAGTPIVLAEPTAPASVALQAVADRLAVRRESLVGKPLGLRPN from the coding sequence ATGTCTGCACCCGTGAGCACCGTCGAGGAAGCCATCCAGGCCGCCCTCGCCACCGTCGACGACCCGGAGATCCGCCGCCCGATCACCGAACTCGGCATGGTCCGATCAGCGGTGATCGACGACGAGGGCGTCGTACGGGTCGAACTGCTGCTCACCGTCGCCGGCTGCCCGCTCAAGGACAAGCTGCGTACCGACATCACCGCCGCCGTCGGCGCCGTACCCGGCGTCGAACGGGTCGAGATCGAGTTCGGCGTGATGAGCCCCGAACAGCGCCAGTCGCTGCAGGCCAGGCTCCGTGGCGGCGGCGCCACCGAAGAACCGGTCATCCCGTTCGCCCAGCCCGGCTCCCGCACCCGCGTCTACGCGGTCGCCAGCGGCAAGGGCGGGGTCGGCAAGTCCAGCGTCACCGTCAACCTCGCCGCCGCGCTCGCCGCCCGCGGCCTGGCCGTCGGAGTCGTCGACGCCGACATCTACGGCCACTCCGTACCCCGCATGCTGGGCGCCGACGGCCGCCCCACCCGGGTCGAAGACATGATCATGCCGCCGCAGGCGCACGGCGTGAAGGTGATCTCCATCGGCATGTTCACCGCCGGCAACGCCGCCGTCGTCTGGCGCGGCCCCATGCTGCACCGCGCCCTCCAGCAGTTCCTCGCCGACGTCTACTGGGGCGACCTCGACGTACTCCTGCTCGACCTGCCCCCCGGCACCGGCGACGTCGCCATCTCCCTGGCCCAACTCCTGCCCAACGCCGAGATCCTCGTCGTCACCACCCCGCAGGCCGCCGCCGCCGAAGTCGCCGAACGCGCCGGCGCGATCGCGCTGCAGACCCACCAGCGCCTCGTCGGCGTCGTCGAGAACATGTCCTGGCTCGAACTGCCCGACGGCACCCGCATGGAGGTCTTCGGCACCGGCGGCGGAGCCACCGTCGCCGACTCGCTGACCCGCGTCGTCGGCGCCCAGGTCCCGCTGCTCGGCCAGATCCCGCTCGACACCCGGGTACGCGAGGCCGGTGACGCCGGTACGCCGATCGTGCTCGCCGAGCCGACCGCACCCGCCTCGGTGGCCCTGCAGGCAGTCGCCGACCGGCTCGCTGTACGCCGCGAATCCCTGGTCGGCAAGCCCCTGGGCCTACGACCGAACTGA
- a CDS encoding preprotein translocase subunit TatB, whose amino-acid sequence MFENLNWWEIGGLLLLALLIFGDRLPNVINDGLRMLRNLRQMATNATGDLSRELGTDIKLEDLHPKAFIRKHVLSEEDEALLRKPLQSAYENVRSDLTGVHNELKDVASAADLKNSVTSLEKPRLTKTAGTAQANGAAPTPAPAPRTFDVDAT is encoded by the coding sequence GTGTTCGAGAACCTGAACTGGTGGGAGATCGGGGGCCTGCTGCTACTCGCCCTGTTGATCTTCGGTGACCGGCTGCCCAACGTCATCAACGACGGCCTGCGCATGCTGCGCAACCTCCGCCAGATGGCCACCAACGCCACCGGCGACCTCAGCCGCGAACTGGGCACCGACATCAAGCTCGAAGACCTCCACCCGAAGGCGTTCATCCGCAAGCACGTGCTCAGCGAGGAAGACGAGGCGCTGCTGCGCAAGCCGCTCCAGTCGGCCTACGAGAACGTCCGGTCCGATCTGACCGGCGTACACAACGAGCTCAAGGACGTCGCCAGCGCCGCCGACCTGAAGAACTCGGTCACCAGCCTCGAAAAGCCGAGGCTCACCAAGACGGCGGGCACTGCCCAAGCCAACGGCGCGGCGCCGACTCCGGCCCCCGCCCCCCGGACATTCGACGTAGACGCCACGTGA